CCACCGTGCGCTACGGCCACGCCGTGCGCTACGGGGCCATGACCCGCAACGGCCACGGCGAAACCGTGGGCGGCATCGTGCTGATGCTCAAAGGCGCCAGCTCGGAAAATACCATCAAGAACGTAAAGCAGCGGGTGGCCGAGATTCAGAAAACCTTGCCCAAAGGCCTCGTTATCACGCCCTTCCTCGACCGCACCAAGCTCGTAGACAAGGCCATTGCCACCGTCGAGCACAACCTCATCGAGGGCGGCATCATCGTGCTGGCCGTGCTGCTGCTGCTGCTCGGCAACTGGCGGGCCGCCGTGGTGGTGGCCCTCATGATACCGCTGTGCATGCTCTTCGCGCTGGGCATGATGAGCATGTTTGGCGTGTCGGCTAACCTGATGAGCCTCGGGGCATTAGACTTCGGCCTTATCGTCGATGGCGCCGTGATTATCGTCGAGGCCGTCATCTTTCACCTCGTGCACCAGCGCGAGCAGGCCGCCCACGAAACGATGGACGATATGACCGAGCACGCCGCCACGCGCCTCATGTCGTCGGCCCTGTTCGGGCAGTTTATCATCCTCATCGTGTACTTCCCCATCCTGTCGCTCACCGGTATTGAGGGCAAGATGTTCCGGCCGATGGCCCTTACCGTGAGCTTTGCCATTATCGGGGCCATGCTGATGTGCCTCACCTTCGTGCCCGCCGCCACGGCCTGGGCCCTGAAGAAAGATATCAAAGAGGAAGGCACGCTGGCTTACCGCATTATGAGGTTTCTGCACCGGGGCTACGACCCCATCATCCGGGCGGCGCTGGGGGCGCGCTGGCTGGTGGCGGGCGCGGCGGTGGGGCTGCTGGTGCTGGCGGGCTTCATTTTTTCGCGCATGGGCGGCGAGTTTATTCCGCAGCTCGATGAGGGCGACATTGCCCTGAACGTGACGCTGGCCCCCGGCTCCTCGCTGAGCCAGACCATCGCCACCAACAGCCGCGTGCAGCAGATTCTGCTTCAGAAATTTCCTGAAATTGAGCAGATTGTGGGCAAGAGCGGCACCTCCGAGATTCCGACCGACCCGATGTCGCTGGAAGACAGCGACGAGATGGTGATTCTCAAGGACCGCAAGGAGTGGACCTCGGCCAGCTCGCGCGAGGAGCTGGCCAACAAGATGCAGGCGGCGCTGGCCGGCATTCCGGGCGTCACGATGGAGTTTCAGCAGCCCATCCAGATGCGCTTCAACGAGTTGATTTCGGGCGTGAAATCGGACGTGAGCATTAAGATTTTTGGCGACGACCTGGCCGTGCTCTTCGAGAAAGCCAACGATGCGGCCGACCTCATCCGGCCGCTGCAAGGCGTGGGCGACCTCAAGGTGGAGCAGATAGCCGCCCTGCCGCAGATGCGCGTGAGCTACAACCGCCAGAAGCTGGCGCAGTACGGCCTGAAAGTAAGCGATTTGAACAATCTGCTGCGCTCGTCCTTCGCCGGCGACGTGGCCGGGCAGGTGTACGAAGGCGAGCGTCGCTACGACCTGGTGGTGCGCCTCGACAGCGCTCACCGCCAGGGGCTGGCTAACCTCCAGGATTTGTACGTGGACACGCCCGGCGGCCAGAAAATCCCCCTCGACGAAGTGGCCCAGGTGAGCTACCACAACGCGCCCATCCAGATTTCGCGGGATGATGCCCGCCGCCGCATCAACATCGGCATCAACGTGCGGGGCCGCGATGTGCAGAGCCTGGTCGAGGAGATTCAGCAAAAGCTGAACACCGGCCTCAAGCTGCCGCCCGGCTACACCTTGCAGTACGGCGGCCAGTTTGAAAACCTGGTGCAGGCCAAAAAGCGCCTGTCGATAGCCGTGCCGGTGTCGCTGACGCTGATTTTCATGCTGCTCTACCTCTCATTCCGGTCGGTGAAGCAGGCGCTGCTCATTTTTACGGGCGTGCCGCTGGCCACCATCGGCGGCATTGTGGCGCTGTGGCTGCGCGGCATGCCGTTTAGTATTTCAGCGGGCGTGGGCTTCATTGCGCTGTTTGGCGTGGCCGTGCTCAATGGAATTGTGCTGCTGGCTAGCCTCAACGAGCTAGCTGCCGAAGGCGTGAAGAGCGTGCGCGAGCGCGTGCTGCGCGCCACCGAGGAGCGTTTCCGGCCGGTTATTCTCACGGCCAGCGTGGCGTCGCTGGGCTTCCTGCCGATGGCGCTCAGTACTTCGGCCGGCGCCGAGGTGCAGAAGCCGCTGGCTACGGTCGTTATCGGCGGGTTGATTTCGGCTACTTTGCTCACCCTCATTGTGTTGCCGGTGCTCTATTCCTTCTTTACGAAAGACGGCGAGCCCAACCCCGAAGAAGCCGCCGAGGCCGAAGAAAAAGCCAAGCACGCCGCCGAAGTAGGCGAGGCCCCACCCGCTGAAGATGGCAAGGCCAACGGAAACCAGGATAAAAACCCGGCGCCCCAGCCGGCTCCGGTCGTGGCTAGCCTCGTGCTGCTGCTCGGGTTGCTGGGAGCGGCATCCGGTGCGCACGCGCAGAACACGTTCGGCTCGACGGCCGGCCAGCCGCTGAATCTGAACCAGGCCCTGCAAACGGCGGGCGTGCAAAACCAGTCGCTGCAAACCTCCAGCCTGCAAGTGCAGCAGCAGCGGGCGCTTATCCGCACCGGCATTGAGCCACCGCGCACGACAGTCGATTCTCAATTTGGGCAGGTGTCGAGCAACCTGATTGACCACACCTTCAACGTTATTCAGCAAACGGCTTTTCCGGGTGTGTACCTGGCCCAGCGCCAACTCCTGCAAAGCCAGAGCGTAACGGCCGAGCAGCAGGCCCGCCTCAATCAGCGCACCCTGGCCGGTACCATCCGCACCAGTTTCTACAGTCTGCTCGTGACGTACCGCCGGGTGGCGCTGCTGCGCCGGCAAGACAGCCTCTACCGGCGCGCCGCCCGCGCCGCTCGCATCCGCTACCAGGTGGGTGAAACCAACCGCCTGGAGCAGGTAGCCGCCGAGGCCCGCGCCAGTGAGCTCGAAAACCGCCTGCTCACCACGCTTTCCGACCTCGATGTGCAGCGCGCCCAGCTCGGGCAGCTGCTGGGCCAGGCCGGGCCGGCCGCCATCGACACCACTGCGGCGCTGGTGGCCCCGCTCACCCCCGCCGACACGGCCGCCCTCTCGCCCGAGAGCAACCCCACGCTCGGCCTGCTGCGCCAGCAGGTGGCCGTGAGCGAGCAGCAAACCAAGGTAGAGCGCCTGCGCCGCCTGCCCGACCTGCGCGCCGGCTATTTCCAGCAAAGCATCCGGCCCGAGTTTCGAGCGCTGAATGTGGGGCAGCTGGGGCTGGCGTTTCCGCTGCTGGGCGGGGCGGGGCGGGCCAGGGTAGCCGCCGCCCGCATCGGCGAGCAGGTGGCGGCCGGTCAGCTGAGCTACGCCACGGCCCAGCTCAGCACCCAGCTGCGCACCCTGCGCATGCAGCTGCGGCGGGCGCGGGCCTCGCTCGACTACTACGAGAAAACGGCCCTGCCCCAGGCCCGGCTCATTCTGGCCACGGCCGAAAAAAGCTTCCGGGCCGGCGATGTGGACTACGTGACCTACGTGGTGAATACCGACCCGGCCTGGCAAATCCTGAATAATTACCTCGACCAGGCGCAGCGCTACAACGAAGTGGTGGTGAACATCGAAACCCTCGTCGGCACCGGTCCGACGGCCGCGCGCTAGCCTATCCTTTCCGAAAAACGAGCCCCGGCTCCCTTCCTCCTCGCAATGTCAGTTGCCCTCAAATACTATACCCTAGCCACCAGCTTAGTCCTGCTCACCGCCTGCGGCAGCAAGCCCGACGCGGCGGCCAGCAAAGACGCGCCCGCCGGCAAAGACAAAGACGGCAAGCCCGCTGCCCCGGCCCCGCCCGCCAACCCCGACCAGGTAGAAGTCAGCGCTGCCCAACAGAAAGCGGCTGGTATTCAGCTCGGCAGCTTCGAGCGCCAGAATATGACCACCGAGGTGCAGGCCAACGGCTCGGTGGAAGTGCCGCCCCAAAACCGGGCGGCCATTACGGCCATCATGGGGGGCTACGTGCAGACGGTGAATGTGCTGCCCGGGCAGCACGTAGCGGCCGGCGCGGTCATCGCCACGCTGCGCTCGCCCGAGTACCTCACCATGCAGCAGCAGTACTTGCAGAGCAAAGCCAAAGTGCGCTTTCTGGCCGAAGACCTGGAGCGCCAACGCATTCTGGACGTGGAAGATGTGGGCGCCAAGCGCAAGCTGCAAATGGCCCGCGCCGACTACGCCACCGAGCAGGCCACGCTACGCACTACGGCCGCCCAGTTGCGGCTGCTGGGCATCTCGCTGGCTAGGCTCGACGCGGGCACCATCGCGAGCGCGGTGCCGCTCACCACGCCCATCGCCGGCTACGTGAAGTCGGTCAACATCAACCCCGGCGAATTCGTGAACCCTCAGGACCCGCTGGCCGAGGTGCTGAACCGCGACGACCTGCACCTGGAGCTCAAAGTGTTTGAGAAAGACGTGGCGTTGGTGAAGCCCGGGCAGAAAATCCTGTTCAAGGTGCAAAACTCGGGGCGCGATGAGGAGCTGACGGCCCGCGTTTTCCTGGTGGGCAAGGCCTTCGACGACAATGCCCGCACAGTGCGCGTGCACGCTCACCTCGAGCCCGAGCGCAGCGACCTGCTGCCCGGCCAGTTTGTGGCGGCCCGCATCCAGACGGCCGGCGCCCGCGTGCGCACGCTGCCGGAGGCGGCCCTCATTCAGGCCGGCGACCTGAGCTACATCTTTCAGCGGGTGGGCACCGACTCGGGGCGCACCGTTTTTCGGCGCGTGAAGGTGCGCGCCGGCCAGCCCCAGCACGGCGACGTGGCCGTGACTATACTCGACCCCCTGCGCGATACCACCCAGCTTGTGCGGCGCGGCGCCTACTTCCTCGATGCCGAGCTGCGCAAGGGGGCTGGCGGCGATTAACCGTTTTTAAAATTAGTAGCCTTATCCCTAAGCCAGCCGGTGGTCGCCTGCTTCGCGCTCTACCGGACCCACTCGGTCAACGACAAACAGTACAGGGCGCTCGACCTGCGTGGCCGCCACCGCCAAAGCACTGGCTTCACCGCCAACGCGGTAAGCGCCGACTTTTCTTTCGTAATGCCGTAACTGATTGAAAAAATAAATTAGCATGACTCCTGCCGTAAAACAAGCCCCCGCCGAAAAGCACCTCACCAGCTCGGCCGTATTGCAAGACATCGTTATTGGCTTGTCCGATGGCCTCACCGTGCCCTTCGCGCTGGCGGCCGGCCTGAGCGGGTCCGTGCAGTCGTCGGGCCTGGTTATCACGGCGGGGCTGGCCGAAATCGTGGCCGGCTCCATTGCCATGGGGCTAGGCGGCTACCTGGCCGGCCGCACCGAGGTAGACCACTACGCCGCCGAGCTGGCCCGCGAGCACGAAGAAGTGCGCACTGTGCCCGACGTAGAGCGCAAGGAAGTGCAAGAATTGCTGGTCGAGATGGGCCTCAGCGAGGCTACCGCCACCCAGGCCACCAACGAGCTGGTGAAAGACCCCGAGCAGTGGGTCAAGTTCATGATGAAGTACGAGCTGGGCCTCGAAGAGCCTGACCCCAAGCAGGCGTTCAAGAGCGCATTCACTATCGCGGCGGCCTACGCCGTGGGGGGCTCATCCCGCTCAGCGCCTATTTTTTAACCTCCACGCCGCACGAGGGGCTGCTGTGGTCGGGCGTTATCACGCTGGTGTGCCTGCTGGTATTTGGCTTCTTTAAAAGCCGCATGACGGGCCAGGCACCCGTGGCCGGCGCCTTCAAGATGGCTGCCACGGGCGCCGCCGCCGCCGCCGCCGCGTTTTATGTGGCGCGGCTGGTGCAGGGCCACGGCGTGTAATAAGCTGGGGTATTGGCGGGCTAGCCCCACCAAGAGCGAACCCGGCAGCGCAATTAAAAACGGCCTTAGCATTTCGCTAAGGCCGTTTTTGGTTTAAGCCAGTGCGAGGCTAGCCCGCGCTAGGCGTGGGTCGTGGTAGTAAGGTTTACCTCGATATTGCCTTTGGTGGCGCGCGAGTAGGGGCAGATGCCGTGGGCGGCTTCGACCAGCGCTTCGGCTTGCTGCTGCTCCATGCCGGGCAGGTTCACGTGCAGGTCGGCCGAGATGCCGTAGCCGCCATCTTCGGCCTGGCCGAAGCCGATGAGCGCTTCCACGGTTACTTTTTCCAGCTTTAGCTTGGCCTGGCGGGCGGCTACGCCCAGCGCGCCTTCAAAGCAGGCGGCGTAGCCCGCGGCGAAAAGCTGCTCGGGGTTGGTAGCGCCGGCTTTGCCCGCGCCGCCCATCTCTTTGGGCGTGCTTAGGTTGAGGTCGAGGGCGTTGTTGGCGGTGGTGACGTGGCCGTCGCGGCCACCCTGTACTTTGGCCTGGGCCGTAAATACTTTGTTGATTTTCATTGGGGGTAATAAAAACAGCTGCCTACGCGGTCAGCTGGGAAAGAAGTTGCGTAAGTTGAGTGCGCAGGGCCACCACTTCGGCCGGCGATAAGGTCAGCTTAGCCAGCAGCTGCGTTGGTAGCTGGCTGGCCGGGGCTTGCAGGGCGCGGCCGGCCGGCCGCAGGGCAATGATAACCGAGCGCTCATCCTGCGGGTCGCGCCGGCGACTGAGCCACTGCCGCTGCTCCATGCGCTTGAGCAGGGGCGTGAGCGTGCCCGAATCGAGCAGTAGCTTTTTGCCTAGCTCTCTCACCGTCAGTTGCCTGTGCTCCCACAGTAGCAACAGCACGAGGTACTGCGGGTACGTGAGGCCGAGTGCCTGCAACAACGGTTGGTAGGCCTTGGTAAGCTGCCGCGATACCGCATAGAACGGGAAGCACAGCTGGTTTTCCAGCTTCAGCAGGTAGTCGGGTGCAGCAGAAACAGAAGTAGTTGCCATGAGCGAGCAGCGAGCAAACCGGGCTTGGTTGGGTAATGTTTAATTGTGCACAATTTATTGGCGAATTAGTTGCCGCTTTTCGCGCCGCGGCTGATTCGCCACCAGGTGCCTGGTGCGGCTGGTGCCGGGCACCTGGGTAGCTACGTTGATAAAGCAAACTGGGCAGTCACTGGCTTGAGCGCGGGATGGCGGCTAGAGACAGCCGGTGCCAGGAGTAGAAGCAGGGGGCAGACTCCCCGTCGGCCGAGTTGAAGAGGCACCAAGTAGCGGGGCTAGCCAGGGCTTAGGCTGAAGCCTGCTAAAAATTCATCCTAAAACACGTCGCCCAGGTTGAAAAACACCCCCTGCGAACCTTGGATGCCGAAGGCATAGTCCACGGCCAGGTAGGAGCTGGATTTCTTGCTCAGACACAGCCGGATGCCGGCGCCGCCGGCCGGGGCTAGCCGCCCGTAGCCGGAGTCGGGGTTGCGGGCCGACTGGCTGTTGGCGAATACTACGCCGCCCAGCACCCGCGAGTGGGTGAGATTGAAGCGGTATTCGGCCTCGCCATACACGAGGCTGGTGCCCCGGAAGCGACCCTGGATATAGCCCCGCCCGGTGACGCTGTAAGTATCCCAGCCCGTGGCGGGCAGGTCGAGGTAGGGCGCGGCCTGGCCCAGTGCAAAATCGCCATAAAGCCAGAAGGCCAGCACGTTGCCGCGCGGCCCGGCGTGGAAATAGCGCCGGGTGTCGAACTGGAAAAAGCGGTAATTGCCATCCGAGCCCAGGGCTTGCAGGTTGTTGCGCAGGGCTAGAAACAGGTAGCTTTCGCCGGCGGCGGGGCGCAGCTGGTTGTCGCGGGTATCGCGCAGCACCGACACTACCAGGCCCGACGAGGTGGAGTGCCCCGCCACGCCCGCCCGGTAGCCCGAGATAACGTAAATCTGCTGCCCCTCGCCGTTCACGCTCTCGATATTCCAGCGCGTATCCAGAAAATAACCGCCGCCCACGTACAGGTTGCCCTTCAGCCCGATGCGGTGATAATAGCTCTGGTGTATACGCAAGAAGTTGTAATTCATGCCAATAGCATCGTAGATACTAGCATTGCTACCCAGGCCGTAGGTTTGCTGTGGGTAATGCAGGAGGCGAAAATCAGTCAGCCAGAGACTATGGTTGTGGGATGTCCATAGCGGACCGTTCAAAGCCAGGATAATCTGCTGGTTCTGCGTATAAGTGAGCGTGGTGGAGAGCACCGACAGGTTGGCATCGGCCCGCTCGAAGGTGTAGCTGGCCGTGAGCGTAGCCAGAAAGCGGGCCTCCAGGGTGTAGGCCACGGCGGGCAGCACCACCAGCGAGTGCGCTTTGGGCGGGCGGGCAGCGCGGGCCGAGTCGGCGGCGGCGCGGTGGCGGCGCGGCAGCACCGCGCGCACCAGGTCACCTAGGTCTTTCGTCGGATGAGGCAGCGAGTCGGAGCTAGCCGAAGCGGGCGCCTGAGCCTGAGCCTGAGCCTGGGCAGTAAGCGTAGTTAGCGCCAGCAGCGCCAGGATGCGTAGTCGTTTAGCAATCATTAGTTCTTAGTCCGCCTTCAAACCAGCAGACGCGGCTAATGATTTGATATTTTTCACATGGCTATTAGCGCGGTTCCCAAGTCCGGGTGCCGCTTGGCTGGGGCGGGCGGCCGGATTTTGACTGCCCGCCCGCCCGCTGGAACAACGAGTGGCCCGAACAATGAGTGAACCGCCGGCCAAAAGCCGGCCGCCCGCCCTGTGCGTTGATTTAAAAAATAATATATTGTTTGGCAAGCT
The genomic region above belongs to Hymenobacter sp. BRD128 and contains:
- a CDS encoding CusA/CzcA family heavy metal efflux RND transporter, translated to MLEKIIAASVRNKLIVGLLLLGLIAWGGFSAANLPLDAIPDVTNNQVQVITQSPALAAQEVEQMLTIPLELQLRTIPGVTEIRSISRFGLSVITVVFPDNVDTYRTRQLVAEKLTQAQGDLVAGSGTPGMAPITTGLGEIYQYSIRVEPGYEKRYSLAQLRDVQDWIVKRRLAGVAGVVDVSSFGGFVRQYEVAVDPNRLAANNVTMAELYQALQDNNGNTGGSYLERGPNAYFIRGEGRATSLADLGATVIKQAAPGQPLLVRDVATVRYGHAVRYGAMTRNGHGETVGGIVLMLKGASSENTIKNVKQRVAEIQKTLPKGLVITPFLDRTKLVDKAIATVEHNLIEGGIIVLAVLLLLLGNWRAAVVVALMIPLCMLFALGMMSMFGVSANLMSLGALDFGLIVDGAVIIVEAVIFHLVHQREQAAHETMDDMTEHAATRLMSSALFGQFIILIVYFPILSLTGIEGKMFRPMALTVSFAIIGAMLMCLTFVPAATAWALKKDIKEEGTLAYRIMRFLHRGYDPIIRAALGARWLVAGAAVGLLVLAGFIFSRMGGEFIPQLDEGDIALNVTLAPGSSLSQTIATNSRVQQILLQKFPEIEQIVGKSGTSEIPTDPMSLEDSDEMVILKDRKEWTSASSREELANKMQAALAGIPGVTMEFQQPIQMRFNELISGVKSDVSIKIFGDDLAVLFEKANDAADLIRPLQGVGDLKVEQIAALPQMRVSYNRQKLAQYGLKVSDLNNLLRSSFAGDVAGQVYEGERRYDLVVRLDSAHRQGLANLQDLYVDTPGGQKIPLDEVAQVSYHNAPIQISRDDARRRINIGINVRGRDVQSLVEEIQQKLNTGLKLPPGYTLQYGGQFENLVQAKKRLSIAVPVSLTLIFMLLYLSFRSVKQALLIFTGVPLATIGGIVALWLRGMPFSISAGVGFIALFGVAVLNGIVLLASLNELAAEGVKSVRERVLRATEERFRPVILTASVASLGFLPMALSTSAGAEVQKPLATVVIGGLISATLLTLIVLPVLYSFFTKDGEPNPEEAAEAEEKAKHAAEVGEAPPAEDGKANGNQDKNPAPQPAPVVASLVLLLGLLGAASGAHAQNTFGSTAGQPLNLNQALQTAGVQNQSLQTSSLQVQQQRALIRTGIEPPRTTVDSQFGQVSSNLIDHTFNVIQQTAFPGVYLAQRQLLQSQSVTAEQQARLNQRTLAGTIRTSFYSLLVTYRRVALLRRQDSLYRRAARAARIRYQVGETNRLEQVAAEARASELENRLLTTLSDLDVQRAQLGQLLGQAGPAAIDTTAALVAPLTPADTAALSPESNPTLGLLRQQVAVSEQQTKVERLRRLPDLRAGYFQQSIRPEFRALNVGQLGLAFPLLGGAGRARVAAARIGEQVAAGQLSYATAQLSTQLRTLRMQLRRARASLDYYEKTALPQARLILATAEKSFRAGDVDYVTYVVNTDPAWQILNNYLDQAQRYNEVVVNIETLVGTGPTAAR
- a CDS encoding efflux RND transporter periplasmic adaptor subunit is translated as MSVALKYYTLATSLVLLTACGSKPDAAASKDAPAGKDKDGKPAAPAPPANPDQVEVSAAQQKAAGIQLGSFERQNMTTEVQANGSVEVPPQNRAAITAIMGGYVQTVNVLPGQHVAAGAVIATLRSPEYLTMQQQYLQSKAKVRFLAEDLERQRILDVEDVGAKRKLQMARADYATEQATLRTTAAQLRLLGISLARLDAGTIASAVPLTTPIAGYVKSVNINPGEFVNPQDPLAEVLNRDDLHLELKVFEKDVALVKPGQKILFKVQNSGRDEELTARVFLVGKAFDDNARTVRVHAHLEPERSDLLPGQFVAARIQTAGARVRTLPEAALIQAGDLSYIFQRVGTDSGRTVFRRVKVRAGQPQHGDVAVTILDPLRDTTQLVRRGAYFLDAELRKGAGGD
- a CDS encoding organic hydroperoxide resistance protein, with translation MKINKVFTAQAKVQGGRDGHVTTANNALDLNLSTPKEMGGAGKAGATNPEQLFAAGYAACFEGALGVAARQAKLKLEKVTVEALIGFGQAEDGGYGISADLHVNLPGMEQQQAEALVEAAHGICPYSRATKGNIEVNLTTTTHA
- a CDS encoding MarR family winged helix-turn-helix transcriptional regulator; the encoded protein is MATTSVSAAPDYLLKLENQLCFPFYAVSRQLTKAYQPLLQALGLTYPQYLVLLLLWEHRQLTVRELGKKLLLDSGTLTPLLKRMEQRQWLSRRRDPQDERSVIIALRPAGRALQAPASQLPTQLLAKLTLSPAEVVALRTQLTQLLSQLTA